In Stomatohabitans albus, one genomic interval encodes:
- the dnaJ gene encoding molecular chaperone DnaJ — MAQADWVEKDFYKDLGVSASATEEDIRKAYRKLARKYHPDTSTESDADERFKTISAAYDVLSNKDSRAEYDQIRRMASSPFSAGARRTGGMGTGFSRRGQAVNFDIDDLLSSIMGDAHIGGTSTGRASTRTSTATNAPRKGGDVETNVNLNFEDALAGVTVTLRLSGSATCSACKGSGAQPGTSPETCPECNGASVITDNQGMFGFSSTCRTCMGRGTIIKEPCTRCAGSGVENRPRTLKARLPRGVKDGQVVRLKGKGEPGRNGGPAGDLFVNVHVSEHPVWSRDGNNLTMTLPISFAEANLGGNVAVPTPDGDVTVKISPGTASGKVLRIRNRGVYNGSGDERGDMLVTVQLTVPQNLSKTQKKLIEDFAQTDKSDPRASLRRAVERNRTTQGGDGK, encoded by the coding sequence ATGGCCCAAGCAGATTGGGTAGAGAAGGACTTTTATAAAGATCTCGGTGTCAGTGCAAGTGCCACTGAGGAAGACATCCGCAAGGCCTACCGGAAACTGGCCCGTAAGTATCATCCCGATACCAGCACCGAGTCAGATGCCGATGAGCGATTCAAAACCATTTCGGCTGCGTATGACGTATTGAGTAACAAAGACTCACGAGCTGAATACGATCAAATCCGGCGCATGGCGTCAAGTCCGTTCAGTGCTGGTGCACGGCGTACCGGCGGGATGGGCACTGGTTTTAGCCGTCGTGGACAGGCTGTGAACTTTGACATCGATGACTTACTTTCTTCCATCATGGGGGATGCCCACATCGGTGGAACGAGTACTGGACGAGCAAGCACTCGAACCAGTACGGCTACAAATGCCCCGCGAAAAGGTGGCGATGTTGAAACCAATGTCAATCTGAACTTTGAGGATGCCCTCGCCGGTGTAACCGTAACCTTACGGTTGAGTGGGTCGGCAACCTGTTCGGCCTGCAAAGGCTCAGGAGCCCAACCCGGAACAAGTCCAGAAACATGCCCCGAATGCAATGGTGCCAGTGTGATTACTGACAACCAAGGCATGTTTGGCTTTTCATCGACCTGCCGTACCTGCATGGGGCGTGGCACGATCATCAAGGAACCATGCACCCGTTGTGCTGGGTCAGGGGTTGAAAACCGACCTCGTACCCTCAAAGCACGATTACCACGTGGGGTGAAAGATGGTCAAGTCGTACGCTTGAAGGGTAAAGGTGAACCTGGCCGCAATGGTGGACCGGCAGGAGATCTATTTGTCAATGTCCATGTGAGTGAACACCCGGTGTGGAGCCGTGACGGAAATAACCTGACGATGACCTTGCCCATCAGTTTTGCTGAAGCAAATCTTGGTGGAAACGTCGCCGTGCCAACCCCAGATGGGGATGTCACGGTCAAAATCAGCCCAGGTACCGCGTCTGGAAAGGTCCTTCGGATTCGTAATCGAGGGGTTTACAACGGGTCTGGAGATGAACGTGGAGACATGCTCGTTACCGTGCAGTTGACCGTTCCCCAGAACCTCAGCAAAACACAAAAGAAACTGATTGAGGACTTTGCTCAAACCGACAAGTCTGACCCACGCGCATCGCTGCGCCGTGCGGTAGAACGAAATCGAACTACGCAAGGAGGTGACGGCAAATGA
- the dnaK gene encoding molecular chaperone DnaK — protein MAKAVGIDLGTTNSVVSILEGGEPTVIQNAEGARTTPSVVGFSKTGEPLIGEVAKRQAVTNPDRTIASVKRHMGTDWTTDIDGKTYTPQQISALILAKLKRDAEDYLGENVTDAVITVPAYFGDAERQATKEAGEIAGLNVLRIVNEPTAAALAYGLDNEKDEQTVLVYDLGGGTFDVSVLEIADGVFEVKSTSGDTRLGGDDWDQAIIDWMVKEFKNTNGVDLSGDKMARQRLKEAAEAAKKELSSAQQTTINLPFITANENGPLHLEMTLTRSAFQNMTADLLKRTRAPFEQAIKDAGISSSDIDSVILVGGSTRMPAVADLVRELTGGKEPNKGVNPDEVVAVGAALQAGVLRGEVKDVLLLDVTPLSLGVETKGGIMTKMIERNTTIPTRHSEIFTTSADNQSQVEINVLQGEREMAAYNNSLGKFVLDGIPPMPRNTPQIEVTFDIDANGIVNVSAKDKATGKEQKVTITGNSALPREEIDKMIADAERFADEDRRAKEAAEVRNQADSLLFQTETLLKENGDKVSDELKTALEDAQKQMRDALDGDDVDAIKDAMAPLTKASQDVGQALYAAGAAQNEEPAPGPSTDTVDDENIVDAEVIDEEDEEK, from the coding sequence ATGGCTAAGGCTGTAGGTATTGACTTAGGGACCACGAACTCCGTTGTCTCCATTCTTGAAGGTGGCGAGCCCACGGTTATCCAAAACGCCGAAGGCGCCCGCACCACCCCATCTGTTGTTGGGTTCTCAAAAACAGGTGAACCACTGATCGGTGAAGTCGCCAAACGTCAGGCAGTAACTAATCCTGATCGCACGATTGCGTCGGTAAAGCGCCATATGGGGACCGATTGGACGACCGATATTGACGGTAAGACCTATACCCCCCAGCAGATCAGTGCACTTATTTTGGCCAAGTTGAAGCGTGACGCCGAAGACTACCTTGGTGAAAATGTAACTGATGCAGTCATTACCGTTCCGGCGTACTTCGGTGACGCTGAACGTCAGGCCACCAAAGAAGCCGGCGAAATCGCAGGTTTGAACGTACTTCGTATTGTGAACGAACCCACAGCAGCCGCGTTGGCCTACGGGCTGGATAACGAGAAGGATGAACAAACCGTTCTCGTATACGACTTGGGTGGCGGTACGTTTGACGTTTCTGTTCTTGAAATCGCTGACGGTGTGTTTGAGGTGAAGTCAACCTCTGGTGATACTCGCCTTGGTGGTGATGACTGGGACCAAGCCATCATTGATTGGATGGTCAAGGAGTTCAAGAACACGAATGGTGTTGACCTGAGCGGTGACAAGATGGCTCGCCAGCGCTTAAAGGAAGCTGCTGAAGCCGCCAAGAAGGAACTATCCAGCGCCCAGCAAACCACCATTAACTTGCCCTTCATTACGGCAAACGAAAACGGTCCGCTGCACTTGGAAATGACCCTGACCCGTTCGGCATTCCAGAACATGACGGCTGACCTGTTAAAGCGCACCCGTGCCCCCTTTGAACAGGCCATCAAGGACGCTGGTATCAGCTCAAGTGATATTGATTCCGTCATTCTTGTCGGTGGGTCTACGCGTATGCCGGCCGTTGCCGATTTGGTCCGTGAATTGACTGGCGGTAAGGAGCCGAATAAGGGCGTCAACCCGGATGAGGTTGTGGCCGTCGGTGCAGCGCTGCAAGCCGGTGTGTTACGCGGTGAGGTAAAGGACGTGCTGCTGCTTGACGTGACCCCGCTTTCCTTGGGTGTTGAAACCAAGGGCGGCATCATGACCAAGATGATTGAACGCAATACAACGATTCCTACCCGCCACTCTGAGATCTTTACGACGAGTGCGGACAACCAGAGCCAAGTCGAGATCAACGTATTGCAGGGTGAACGCGAAATGGCTGCCTATAACAACTCCCTTGGGAAGTTTGTGCTTGACGGTATTCCACCTATGCCACGGAATACCCCACAGATTGAGGTCACCTTCGATATCGACGCGAACGGTATTGTGAACGTGAGCGCCAAGGATAAGGCCACTGGCAAGGAACAGAAGGTCACGATCACGGGCAATAGCGCCCTCCCGCGTGAAGAGATCGACAAGATGATCGCTGATGCAGAGCGCTTTGCCGATGAAGACCGTCGTGCGAAGGAAGCCGCTGAGGTTCGCAACCAGGCTGATAGTTTGCTCTTCCAGACCGAAACGCTGTTGAAGGAAAATGGCGATAAGGTGAGCGATGAGTTAAAGACGGCCTTGGAAGACGCCCAAAAGCAGATGCGTGATGCCTTAGATGGTGATGATGTCGATGCCATCAAAGATGCAATGGCTCCGCTGACCAAGGCCAGCCAGGATGTTGGCCAGGCGTTGTACGCCGCAGGTGCCGCTCAGAACGAAGAGCCAGCACCAGGACCAAGCACTGACACCGTTGACGATGAAAATATCGTTGATGCTGAAGTCATTGACGAAGAGGACGAAGAGAAGTGA
- a CDS encoding HD domain-containing protein: MSTARPPMPMPIKRVVREAREEAQDLAMSPLATRAFGSGNRDRAEDPDPYRTCFERDRDRIVHSLAFRRLKHKTQVFINPEGDHTITRLTHVLQVAQVAEALAAAMGLNSALAEAMALGHDVGHTPFGHAGEDALDARLEGGWVHSYQSVRIYEVLEPLNLCAETREGIARHPWKINPPPITPEGWCVRYADRIAYLAHDVMDAMRAGMIRAQDIPTSVTDALGQPGSKWITRLIQSVVDYSVSNGHVEMDPAWFPIFDELRDWMFVHVYKSPEQEKQARAAHRVINDLFDFYLAHPDKLPERYRDRSASLDIQVADHVAGMTDRYALQVHDQLFRPRLFDQPHSGLT, translated from the coding sequence ATGTCTACTGCACGTCCTCCTATGCCTATGCCCATTAAACGAGTAGTGCGTGAGGCACGCGAAGAAGCTCAAGACTTGGCGATGAGTCCATTGGCAACGAGGGCATTTGGATCTGGTAACCGAGACCGTGCTGAGGACCCTGATCCCTATCGCACCTGTTTTGAACGTGATCGTGACCGGATTGTCCACTCCCTCGCGTTTCGACGGCTAAAACATAAAACACAAGTATTTATTAATCCTGAGGGTGACCACACGATTACTCGTCTCACTCATGTGCTTCAGGTTGCGCAAGTTGCTGAAGCCTTGGCCGCGGCGATGGGTCTCAATAGCGCCCTTGCTGAAGCGATGGCATTAGGCCATGACGTAGGACACACCCCTTTTGGGCATGCTGGTGAGGATGCGCTGGATGCACGGCTAGAAGGTGGTTGGGTACATAGCTATCAAAGTGTGCGTATCTACGAAGTCTTAGAACCGTTGAACCTGTGTGCCGAGACCCGTGAAGGGATTGCCCGTCACCCTTGGAAAATCAACCCTCCCCCCATCACCCCTGAAGGGTGGTGTGTTCGCTATGCGGACCGTATTGCCTATCTAGCCCATGATGTGATGGATGCGATGCGTGCTGGCATGATTCGTGCCCAAGATATTCCGACCTCAGTGACTGATGCGCTTGGTCAACCGGGCAGCAAATGGATTACCCGACTGATTCAAAGTGTTGTCGATTACTCGGTCAGTAATGGGCACGTAGAGATGGACCCCGCATGGTTTCCTATTTTTGATGAACTCCGTGACTGGATGTTTGTGCATGTCTATAAATCCCCTGAACAAGAAAAGCAAGCACGTGCCGCTCATCGGGTTATTAACGACCTCTTTGATTTCTATTTAGCTCACCCCGATAAGTTGCCTGAGCGGTACAGAGATCGCAGTGCCAGCCTGGATATTCAGGTAGCTGATCATGTGGCTGGTATGACTGACCGATACGCCCTTCAGGTCCATGATCAATTGTTTAGGCCACGTCTATTTGACCAACCCCATAGTGGTCTTACATAG
- a CDS encoding heat shock protein transcriptional repressor HspR has translation MIGLFIISVAAELTGVHPQTLRTYERKGLINPTRSAGGTRRYSQADVDRVRLIQTLTQDEGINLAGVMRILELQDRIEDLENELKVARAAVDDARREAARAHREASRHTSTEIVVWNPPAIEPAKRIRRY, from the coding sequence ATGATCGGCTTATTCATTATCAGTGTTGCGGCTGAACTGACCGGCGTGCACCCGCAAACCTTGCGCACCTACGAACGCAAGGGGCTTATCAACCCAACCCGTTCCGCTGGTGGTACGCGCCGCTATTCTCAAGCAGACGTTGATCGTGTTCGCCTTATTCAAACCCTCACTCAAGACGAAGGCATTAACTTGGCCGGCGTTATGCGCATTCTTGAACTCCAAGATCGCATTGAAGACCTTGAAAACGAACTCAAGGTAGCCCGAGCTGCGGTTGACGATGCCCGCCGTGAAGCAGCAAGGGCACATCGTGAAGCTAGCCGCCACACATCAACAGAAATTGTTGTGTGGAATCCTCCGGCAATCGAGCCAGCAAAGCGGATTAGACGCTATTAG
- the def gene encoding peptide deformylase, with protein MAVVPVVQVGHPVLHRPTEPCGAPIPELAQDLIDTMRVSPGCIGLAANQIGVNKRAFVVDVSQHFKAKKANHGLIVLFDPEIVDVDGDKVEREGCMSVPDFTANVKRWRRIVLRGIGIDGDEVLLKAKGFESRALQHEMDHLNGKIILDRVASLRSDIFHRVTYQ; from the coding sequence ATGGCTGTCGTTCCTGTTGTTCAAGTTGGGCATCCCGTCTTACATCGTCCCACAGAGCCGTGCGGTGCGCCGATTCCTGAGCTCGCTCAAGACTTGATAGACACGATGCGCGTATCCCCAGGTTGTATTGGTCTTGCGGCAAATCAGATTGGGGTCAATAAACGCGCTTTTGTCGTTGACGTCAGCCAGCACTTCAAGGCAAAGAAAGCAAACCACGGGCTAATCGTTCTTTTTGACCCCGAAATCGTTGATGTGGACGGTGACAAAGTCGAACGTGAAGGCTGTATGAGCGTGCCTGATTTTACGGCCAACGTAAAGCGTTGGCGACGTATTGTGTTGCGTGGGATAGGGATCGATGGTGATGAAGTGTTGTTGAAGGCGAAAGGCTTTGAAAGCCGCGCCCTGCAACACGAAATGGATCATCTGAACGGGAAGATTATTTTGGACCGCGTAGCCTCTCTCCGGTCAGATATTTTCCATCGGGTTACCTATCAATAA
- a CDS encoding inositol monophosphatase: MSTLYEDADLAARLVREAGELAASMRAEGLRDVSSKSNVADLVTEADRAAERLVVETIRTLRPDDSIVGEEGANYTGTSDRTWVIDPVDGTYNFVTGADYWCSALALRGPVPQQAPPQAHNDAVTLGAVYEPMTKRLWVGAPGQLPTTMNGNPTHLAADAPNLSKACVLTYLHVDGMANPETLAAWTRVCSAAALWRSPGSSSVDMATIAGGRHHLWLSRTPPEWDRLPGAALLMANGGITRMVEAGGTSWMLAGYDYLVEEATALLKDEA, translated from the coding sequence ATGTCCACCCTGTATGAAGATGCTGACCTCGCAGCACGTCTTGTGCGAGAAGCTGGCGAACTTGCCGCCAGTATGCGTGCAGAAGGGCTCCGAGATGTGAGCTCGAAATCCAACGTAGCGGATCTCGTCACCGAAGCAGATCGAGCGGCAGAACGGCTTGTTGTTGAGACGATCAGAACCTTACGCCCTGACGATTCCATCGTGGGGGAAGAGGGCGCAAACTACACGGGTACTAGTGACCGAACATGGGTTATTGATCCAGTGGACGGCACATACAACTTTGTGACTGGTGCTGACTACTGGTGCTCTGCGCTGGCATTACGTGGCCCTGTTCCACAGCAGGCGCCACCCCAGGCCCATAATGACGCCGTCACCCTTGGTGCCGTCTATGAGCCAATGACCAAACGATTATGGGTTGGGGCTCCTGGTCAACTCCCGACAACGATGAATGGGAACCCCACCCATCTCGCAGCTGACGCCCCAAATCTCTCCAAGGCGTGCGTCTTGACCTATCTCCACGTGGATGGCATGGCCAATCCTGAGACATTAGCGGCCTGGACTCGTGTTTGTTCTGCTGCCGCATTATGGCGATCACCAGGGTCGTCAAGCGTAGATATGGCCACCATTGCCGGGGGACGGCACCACTTGTGGTTAAGTCGCACACCCCCCGAATGGGATCGTCTGCCCGGTGCTGCCTTATTGATGGCCAACGGCGGAATTACCCGTATGGTCGAAGCTGGAGGCACAAGCTGGATGCTGGCGGGGTATGACTACCTCGTTGAGGAAGCCACCGCGTTATTAAAGGATGAGGCGTAG
- a CDS encoding glycine cleavage system protein R, producing MTLFAVTAVGADRPGIVAAVANALESVNGNIEDAAMQALGGQFAISLLVNVDADAQTLRDTLERAASGLVLTVSEAQTQERAASPTHLFTIYGADRPGLVGTAAAVLFARGANVTNLQSRILPADKPIYVMAFEVSLPEGTDGEAICDIIRDAMPGVQASVNTLERTQL from the coding sequence ATGACCTTATTTGCTGTAACTGCCGTTGGAGCAGACCGCCCAGGCATTGTCGCGGCAGTCGCAAATGCCCTTGAGTCTGTTAACGGGAATATCGAAGATGCAGCCATGCAAGCGCTTGGCGGCCAGTTTGCGATCAGCCTGTTAGTGAATGTGGACGCAGATGCACAAACCTTGCGGGACACACTGGAGCGTGCCGCTAGTGGATTGGTACTCACCGTTTCAGAAGCACAGACTCAAGAACGTGCCGCTTCTCCAACCCATCTTTTCACGATTTATGGGGCAGACCGGCCAGGTCTCGTTGGCACCGCTGCGGCAGTACTATTCGCGCGTGGTGCCAATGTGACGAACCTACAATCGCGCATTTTGCCCGCCGATAAACCCATATATGTGATGGCCTTTGAGGTAAGCCTGCCAGAGGGCACCGACGGGGAAGCTATCTGCGACATTATTCGAGATGCAATGCCAGGGGTTCAAGCAAGTGTTAACACACTGGAAAGGACACAGCTCTAA
- a CDS encoding MFS transporter produces the protein MADQSSVKESNAPLPIPPEVHAKRWWILLVLCTNLILVVAANAGLVVGLPSIARQLGASQTQLQWLVDVFIMAFAGSLMPMGAVGDRFGRKRALLIGLAIYAITSLAAQFATGVEHLFVIRGLMGVAAGLVMPATLSLITTAFVGRERNLAVAIWSGCAGAGAGIGLLMSGSLLLYFDWNSIFLANVPIALVGLGLGSILLVESKDPESRAIDWIGSVLVVLALWSTLFGIIELPIYGFFNPAIMGSGVIALVLWGLFVLRSRHTSTPLVEVEWFRDRRFSVGSFSIALMFFALMGWFFLSTQLFQYVFGMTPFEAAFAGITLSIVQVVFAQFSARWVDLFGTRIAVMMGMILVVFGLTTASFFTTPEAPFWPFIVAQIFIGLGLPWASSPATSVVLESLPPSRIGAGSAVNGTVREIGAALGVAVIGSIATSVYRAQVPVGGLSPEATALAKTSLAGALSVADQTPNAQAFIHAARLAFGESFRISLLAGSCILCIAIVMVLTIGFTPREDVSPEDG, from the coding sequence GTGGCTGACCAATCATCTGTGAAGGAGTCGAACGCACCGTTACCAATCCCACCAGAGGTTCATGCAAAACGCTGGTGGATTTTATTGGTCTTGTGTACAAACCTCATCCTGGTCGTGGCGGCAAATGCCGGGCTTGTCGTGGGGTTGCCCTCAATTGCTCGACAGCTAGGGGCAAGCCAGACCCAACTGCAGTGGCTTGTTGACGTGTTCATTATGGCCTTTGCTGGGTCACTGATGCCTATGGGTGCTGTAGGAGACCGGTTTGGGCGTAAGCGTGCACTCTTAATAGGATTGGCGATCTACGCCATCACGTCACTGGCCGCCCAATTTGCAACAGGTGTCGAACATCTTTTCGTCATCCGCGGGCTGATGGGCGTTGCGGCAGGCCTGGTGATGCCAGCCACACTTAGTTTGATTACCACTGCATTTGTCGGGCGTGAACGGAACCTAGCTGTTGCAATCTGGTCTGGATGTGCGGGTGCCGGTGCTGGTATTGGGCTGTTAATGAGCGGTTCGTTACTGCTGTACTTTGACTGGAACTCGATCTTTCTTGCGAATGTCCCCATCGCCCTCGTTGGCTTGGGCTTGGGATCCATTCTTCTGGTTGAATCGAAAGACCCCGAATCACGCGCAATCGACTGGATAGGCTCCGTTTTAGTTGTACTGGCCCTATGGTCCACCCTATTTGGCATTATTGAGCTACCCATTTATGGGTTTTTCAATCCTGCAATCATGGGTTCAGGTGTGATTGCTCTTGTGCTTTGGGGGTTATTCGTGCTCCGATCCCGTCATACCAGTACCCCCCTTGTTGAGGTTGAGTGGTTCCGAGACCGCCGTTTTTCCGTTGGGTCCTTCTCGATCGCATTGATGTTCTTTGCGTTGATGGGTTGGTTCTTTCTCTCTACCCAGCTATTCCAATATGTCTTTGGCATGACGCCCTTTGAAGCAGCATTTGCCGGCATCACGCTGTCAATCGTTCAGGTGGTCTTTGCTCAATTCTCGGCGCGGTGGGTAGATCTCTTTGGGACACGCATCGCGGTCATGATGGGGATGATTCTTGTCGTGTTTGGATTAACGACTGCATCCTTCTTCACGACTCCCGAAGCCCCCTTCTGGCCATTTATCGTCGCACAGATTTTCATTGGGTTGGGTTTGCCGTGGGCAAGTAGCCCAGCAACTTCGGTTGTCTTAGAGAGCCTGCCACCGAGTCGCATCGGGGCCGGCAGTGCCGTCAACGGCACGGTTCGTGAAATCGGGGCAGCCCTGGGTGTCGCGGTAATTGGGTCAATTGCAACCAGTGTGTATCGAGCGCAGGTACCGGTCGGAGGCTTAAGCCCTGAAGCTACGGCGCTGGCAAAAACGAGTCTGGCTGGGGCACTCAGTGTGGCCGATCAGACCCCTAATGCTCAAGCATTTATTCATGCCGCACGATTGGCCTTTGGAGAGTCATTTCGCATTAGCTTGCTCGCAGGGTCTTGTATCTTGTGTATTGCCATCGTGATGGTCTTAACCATTGGATTTACACCACGTGAAGATGTATCTCCTGAAGATGGATAA
- a CDS encoding class I SAM-dependent methyltransferase, with protein sequence MVDQYSLASARSYDGVAGDYLNGWADKRPRGIAQRFAQQAGPEAVVLDVASGPGLDVRLLRDMGIKPVSGDLSFGVMQVAQTHHPRGLLACWDFQRLPFADNTFDGIWAPGALHHLPRRAFVPVLKEWMRVQARGPIVLSVPEGDEDLGLYEDPPLEDPIRASKCTQDQLQGLLLSLGYVGVEVEVRLDPRGTNMRWVHAWGVAPT encoded by the coding sequence GTGGTTGATCAATACTCCCTCGCGTCCGCCCGGTCTTATGACGGGGTAGCTGGCGACTATTTAAACGGCTGGGCTGATAAACGCCCCCGAGGTATTGCACAGCGTTTTGCGCAACAAGCAGGACCCGAAGCGGTGGTCCTTGATGTTGCAAGCGGGCCAGGACTTGATGTCCGCCTCTTACGTGACATGGGTATTAAACCCGTCAGTGGTGATCTCAGTTTTGGGGTCATGCAAGTTGCTCAAACCCATCACCCCCGTGGTCTTCTGGCTTGTTGGGATTTTCAGCGTCTTCCGTTTGCGGATAATACGTTTGACGGCATTTGGGCACCCGGCGCACTTCACCACCTACCACGCCGGGCATTTGTTCCAGTATTGAAAGAGTGGATGCGTGTTCAAGCACGTGGCCCCATTGTGCTTAGTGTTCCCGAAGGGGATGAAGATCTCGGACTGTACGAGGATCCTCCACTAGAAGACCCGATCCGGGCGAGTAAATGCACCCAAGATCAGCTTCAAGGCTTGCTTCTTTCCCTTGGGTATGTAGGGGTTGAGGTCGAAGTCCGTCTTGATCCACGAGGAACCAATATGCGCTGGGTTCATGCCTGGGGTGTTGCCCCAACCTAG
- a CDS encoding nucleotide exchange factor GrpE — protein sequence MSLNDTPTPDEAEVGASAQADPPVDAQPTDYDDTERGDEPVAVPNPEVESVVSDESEVTAEEAAEEAHSEPVDALEAEVAELRDQLIRARADYDNLNKRRVREVAEARDRGAAALAANLVDVLDSFEMALAAAEQSNDEQMAKGVQLVHNQLLNALKQSGLEAVPGVGSTFDPNIHEAVHAEEDDQDREVPEVIDVLRTGWMYKGQLLRAATVRVIN from the coding sequence GTGAGCTTAAACGACACCCCCACCCCCGATGAGGCTGAGGTGGGGGCGTCGGCTCAAGCCGATCCCCCTGTCGATGCCCAACCGACTGATTACGACGACACTGAACGTGGTGATGAGCCGGTAGCTGTTCCCAATCCAGAGGTTGAATCCGTTGTATCTGATGAGTCAGAGGTAACCGCAGAGGAGGCCGCTGAAGAGGCGCACTCAGAACCTGTGGATGCCCTTGAAGCAGAAGTGGCTGAATTGCGTGACCAGCTGATTCGTGCACGAGCCGATTATGACAATTTGAATAAGCGGCGAGTGCGTGAGGTCGCTGAAGCCCGTGATCGTGGTGCGGCAGCATTGGCGGCCAATCTCGTAGATGTGCTCGATAGCTTTGAAATGGCTTTGGCTGCGGCTGAACAGAGTAATGATGAGCAAATGGCCAAAGGCGTTCAGCTTGTTCATAACCAGTTATTGAATGCACTCAAGCAAAGCGGATTGGAAGCCGTGCCTGGTGTAGGTTCAACCTTTGACCCCAATATCCACGAAGCGGTTCATGCTGAAGAGGATGACCAAGACCGTGAGGTTCCTGAGGTCATTGATGTACTCCGTACTGGTTGGATGTACAAAGGCCAGCTGCTTCGCGCTGCAACCGTACGTGTCATTAACTAA